The Drosophila bipectinata strain 14024-0381.07 chromosome 3L, DbipHiC1v2, whole genome shotgun sequence region CACTTCACTTACCAGGCCTTCATCACAGTTTAGAAAACGCACAGCTTGCACATGTTCCGACCAGAGACGCCTGCGCCACTTGTTGTCGTATTTTTGGGCCAGGGGCAGGAGCACCAGAGAACTGAAGAGCTCGTCGCCGTAACTGGCCGCCTCAAAGTGCTCCACAAACAGGTAATAAAGTGGCTCGAACCGAGCTTTGTCCACCAGCTCAGCATCAAAGTCGAAATGATGATTGGCATTCTGATGGTTAAAGTCTTTGAGGTAATCGGCTAGCAACTCGTGCAAGTCTGGATCCAAAAACTGCGAATCTGGACCCATGAAGGCTATCATTAGATACATAAGCTTCTCCAGAGGACTAACAATCTGAAGTCCCTGCCGCTCTAGTTGCCGAACGAAAGTCAATGTCATGCGGACGACTTGGTTCTCTGTTGGAGGGAAAAATAAACATCAACGAGTCTGCAAACAGGAATAGCTTTTTTACCTGAGTATATGGCAGCTGGTCGTTGCTGCACATTTTGCAGGTAGTTGCTGAGGATGAGGCGCATCTGGAAGAACGGCCAGTCGGCTGGAAGGATGGGAGCTTGAGTGTAGCACAGCGACAGGGAGGGCTCCGAGTTGTCCTGCTCATGAAACCATGAGAGTGATAATCAATAATGAACTTCATTAAACTCACAGCTATGATGTGGGGATACACCATTTCCAGACAGGTTTGCTCCAAGAGTTTCAAACTCTTTTCATCCAATTCCACATACTCCCCATTGAAGATGAACCGTTCAAAGGTGCTCTTAATCTGTGTGGCATGGGCAGTGGAGAGGCAACAGAGGTAGCTGTACACCAACTGCAACAGCTGCGGGCGCTCCAAGTAGGTCTCCAGGCCATCCGTCGTCAGAAGTTGGTGGACGAATCTCAGCTCAGTACGGGCGAAAAAGTTGGTGGCCAGAACCCGATTGAGTCGCAGGCCTAGTTGTCGCAGATACTCAGCTAACGGCTCCAGCACCGCCGGTTGCATAAGGGCCGTAAACAATGTATTCTCGATAACTCCACCACCTTCCAGGGAAACAACGAGCAGGGCCCAGAGATTACTCAACAGATGCACCGGATACGACTCACTGACGATCAGCTGCGGCCCGTAGTCGTGCATCAACACTGCTCCCATATTAGGCAACGCCGCGTTCACGTGTCGCCGATCCATGGGGCGTCTCAGAATTACGGAACCTAGACTGGAGAAtggtaattaaaatttatttaatggtTGCCTAGGTGGGAACTCACGCCAGGTCTTGTACGCATGCCACAAAGCTAGGCGACTGAACGAATTTCGGCAGGATGCTGCGCAGGAAAGTCTGAAAGCTGGTAGTGCCCAGATAGCCATTACGGGAGAACCAAGAAGCGGCATACAACACGGCACTCAAAAGGGTCATCTGGCTGAACTAGAATGACGGGTTGATAATTAGGCATTATGTGATTAGTTTATAAGTTTACTCACATCGTTGATTTTTTCGGAGCGCGTGGCAGCGTGCAACCACTTGCAGCAGCAGTTGTTGAGCGGCTCTACGACTAGCTTCTGCCCCTCGAGGTCACAAACTCCGCTTTCTCCGCTGGCCACCAGCGCCACGATCAGAGCTGCTGCGTGTTGGCGCACCAGCCCCGATCCGCCCACGCCTTCGAACACACAATGATTGGTGTGCCAGTCAAGTAGCTGGCGAAGTGCGGGCAGGAACTGCCTGTAACGATTGAGATGTCACTCAAACAAATCGCAATGATAGTTATTTTCCACCCAGCTAGCTAACCGTATGGCTATAAAAAGAGTTGTAGTATCATATAAAATAGCACAGTCTTCAAACAAAGTTCAGTTCGactttaaaattatctacTGGATGCAATGGCTACCAGAAACTTGAGTCTACTGATTGCACTTCTTGTCGTTTGGGATTCTGTTTCCATCAGCCAGTCTGCGCTTCAGATTAGTCCTGCGATTTTAAAACAAGTCAGAAAACTGCATGCAAGATGTGTTAATCAGACTGGAGCAGACGATGGTAAGTGTGAAGCTCccttttgaaatatatttcacttttaaaaatattttactcgCAGTAATGCTGCATCAGGCTCAAAAGGACAGAGTTATGCTGCACGATCCGGCCTTTAAGTGCTTCTTACActgcatgtttgacatgtttGGACTGGTACTAGCTCCaaagataaaaatataatagaatAATATATCATCTCAATCTCCACAGATGGACTCTCAAAACGTTATGCATATAGAGTCCTTAAACGAAGTCTTGCCGGAGGAATATCATGATAAAATAAACGAACTAGTCGGAAAATGTGGCACTAAACGTAGGTCAAACATTTAAACAAAGTAGTAGCCTTAAATATCTATTGGAATAATTTCAGAGGGCAAAGATGGCTGTGAAATCGCCTATGAAACTGTAAAATGTTATCTGGAGGTGAACAGACCATTTATAATGGACGAGATAATTGCCATGATTGGATAGCAATAGCTTCTACGTACCTGAACACATCCCGATCCACGATCCCTAGAAGCAAAAAGCAGCGCAGGATTCTCAGAGACTCGATCTGAACGCGAACCATCCGGGCCTGTCAAAGAGATTCAGTTTAACGGAATTCCCAATtgtgacaaaaatataataaaaccttgGTATCCTGAAGGAACAAATATTGCTGAAGTCTTTGGATTAGCACTCCCTTCGCGAGACTCTTTGCTATATCCAGATGCTGACAGACCAATACTCGAATCAGTTTCAGAAAAAGTACTTGAGGTTGTCCATAAAACTGGCCGTTGCCATTCCCTGAAGGCAAAAAATTGCGAAAGAGAATCTCTAGGAGATCGCTCTCATTGGCCAACTGGCGGGCTACCTTAAGACTTGTCCGGGCAATCCTTATAAGTACTTTCAGACAAGACTCCACAGTGCTATTATCCGGGCGAACCGAGTTTAAAATGAACCTAAAGAACCAAACATTAGTTTGAATCTAACATAACGATAAAATACTTACTTAATTCTTTGCAAAATGTTAGTTCTCAAAAGGCAATCTATCAGATCCGTTTCCGCCAGCTGAAAATCGTCCATGGACATGCGACTCTCTCCCTCATCCTCATCCACATCGGCTCGCACAGCTTGACTGGTGGTCAGTAGCTTCATATAGCTTTGGAGAAAGGCAATAGAAGTGGGATCGGAATCGGCTTCTGCGTCACTCGCGTTCTCCAAAACCTTTAGCACCGGCTGCCAATGGCAGTAGGCATAATCGTGGACATTATCAAGTACTACTTCATCCGTTTCGTTGTACAACAAATTCGCTAGAGCTCGGCTCACAACCTCTAGCTGGGCGGGAGCGTTGTCATCCAGACCATAGCGCAGCAGAAAGAACATCTTTGATATTGGCAAGGTCAAAACCTGGTCGTAAAAACCCTGGTTGTAAATACTAAATATTCCAGCTATAGAGCCAAAGGCAGAGATTCTCTGCTGTAAGACAGTGGATCTGGAAAACATGTATATGAAAAACTGTATTCAAATATTTGATCTAAACCAACCTGGCCAGGCGGAACAACTCCTGAAGTGTGTAGCCAGGACGCTCTGCTTCCTCGCCGTGTAGATAAAGCTCCCTGTCGTCCACTGCCTTGGATGATGCCTGATCTTCCTGCAGCGAGTGGGGCAATAACACTCCTTTCCAATCGAATCTTGCATCAAACTGCTGACCAGGTTTCAGTTCCTTCATCTTAGTAGGTATATCCCGCATCCAAGCCAGCTTGTGTTCTTCTACAAGGCCAAAATTGACCCACTGACCTTCGTCACTTTGCTGCAGAAGTTCTAGAGCTGGATTTGACTCAGGCAGAGATGAAATCGATTGAGAATAAGgttgtgttgtttttggcgGCTGGGGTGGCGCTTCTATAATTATGGGACTAGTCTTATTATCCACTAGCTTGTCTTTTGCTTGTCGTTTTTTAGCCAGTAAAGCTATCAGCGATGGATCTGAAGGATAAGTTCAAGACAATTAAGAAATAATCGAACTGAAGAGACATGTAGCTTACCCAAAGACGCTAGTAACTGTTCCCGCTCTGCTAGAATGTCTTGCTCGCTCATTTGGCTTAGTACATTAAGGTTTTCCTCATGTATTTCCTGTGCCATTTTGGCATCTTTTATAAGAGAGCTGCCTACCGTTTTAGAGGCTTCTGAAGTTCGCAAAGAATCTTTTGGTTGTGGGGAATTTTCACTCAACATTTGGCGGGCAAAAATACTCAATGGTTTGCTGGGGTTTCTCTGAAAATATAGAATGGTAATGTGATTTAGATTCTTACTTTTTTAAGTATAACTTACCTGTTGCGGAGCATCCGGCAAAACGGGTCTTATAGAAGCCACAGGTCTTTCTACAAGGTCACCCAGGACATTGCTTATCGATCTTGCGTTCATTTTGGTACCCTTGACGTCTCCTAAGATGTTCTCCTGGATCTCATCCATTAGCACCTTGTTTGTAAGACCACAGCTGCCCTGCGAGTCAGATTCCCTGAAGACACTTGATTTCTCCTTGATTTCTTTTGCTTCCTGGTGCGTCGCCTCCGGTTGGGTCCTTTCCGCAGATGTAATACGTCCCAATTTGGCCTGTTCCCTTCTCTGAGCAAACATGGACTTCTTGGGGGCTgtaaaatcaaagaaaaacaaacgtAAACAAAACATTCCAATGTGGTTGTCTAAGAAATACCGGCACAAACCTTTATCCATTCTCACAAATGCTGCAGCTGGTTGAAAGCCCGGATTTTTGGCCCTCTCCGCATTGAACTCGGCCGCCATTCGTAAGACATCTTCTTCGCTTTCACCAGGCTTcagttttttaaacatttttaaggcaaaacaaataaagaacTTCTAGTTGTAATTAGAGATGGGAAACCATAGAGCCCATACGGGTTGGCAGCTCTTGTTTAGCGTTATCCAACACTGATGTCTAACAGTATTTTAAGCGGGTATTTTAAATCTTTATGGGCttcattttgtatttaattagaaaaaaacaatataataaaagttCTATTTTTTGAACGTAGTGCCAGTATCCGACAAGCACTTCAGGAGCGACTGCTGGGCCACTAGGGTGTCTTTATGCGGTAGGGCAGCCACATGGAAGAACATCTCAATGCCCTCCTTGAAAAGCTCGATGGCCTCAAGGGTCTTTTGCTCCTCCATAGCGCGAGCGGCTTCACGATAAAGTTCCTCGACTTTAATTAGCTTGGATACGCTTTCCTTAAGAGAGATATTCTTCCGACAGCGAGGACAACGCACATCCTTGGCCAGGTCCTTTGGGAATTTGAGTAAATTAACGCAGTTGGCTGAAGTGCACCTGGAGAACCGACATTATTATTGCCTTaaacttataaaaattatgatttaatACTCACCAGAAGCGCACTTGCTTGTCCAGTTTTTGGAGCAGTGGCCAGTTCTCCTGGCAGGCCATGCAGTTGCAGCTGAATGAGTACCTTCCGCGCAAGGACCTTTGCCGCTCCTTGAGATTCATgttgatgaaaattggccCATAATTCACAGCCACCACCTCATTCGGACGATGAGGTTTGGTGGCAGTTAACACCAACTTCTTACCAACAAAATGGCCAGCGACACTAAATAATGTAAGccgaaatataaaatttagttTCAAGGGTATTATTAAGTTACTTACCTCGGCCAGCACTCGTGGTTGAAGTAGGAACCAGTGCCGTAAAGTCCTGCTCCAACGTACACCGTCTTGCTGCCGTCAAACCGATGCTCCTCGGTCACCTGGGTCTGGTAGATCTGGTGGGCATTGTACTGGAGCACCTGCAGCAGCCCCAGCAGTGCGGTGGCCACCTGGAGTTCCACGGCCGTGGGATTCACGCCTTCAGTCTTGCGGCGTCCGAAATACAGGGACTTCTGCAGGATGCGCAACAAAAAGCCGGCCATCAGGGACCTCTGCAAGTAATCCTCCGCATGGCGCTCATCCTCGTGGGAGCACAGGTGTTCGAACAACAGATTGGCGGTAGACAGACCATCCTCCAGGCTTTTGGCTTGGGTGAAGATGCGTAGTGCGATGAAGCAAAGGATGGACATGCCCGAGCCGATCAGAAGATCCATGAACTCGCACTCGAATCGATGGTAGCTGGAGCAGGCTTCACCCATGCACTGGGCGGAGCAGAAGGCAACACCGGAGCAGTGCAAACAGGACACCGGGGTGTGCAACCTTAcggataaaataaaaattaa contains the following coding sequences:
- the Obp69a gene encoding general odorant-binding protein 69a is translated as MATRNLSLLIALLVVWDSVSISQSALQISPAILKQVRKLHARCVNQTGADDVMLHQAQKDRVMLHDPAFKCFLHCMFDMFGLMDSQNVMHIESLNEVLPEEYHDKINELVGKCGTKQGKDGCEIAYETVKCYLEVNRPFIMDEIIAMIG
- the LOC108120751 gene encoding RNA polymerase II-associated protein 1; this encodes MFKKLKPGESEEDVLRMAAEFNAERAKNPGFQPAAAFVRMDKAPKKSMFAQRREQAKLGRITSAERTQPEATHQEAKEIKEKSSVFRESDSQGSCGLTNKVLMDEIQENILGDVKGTKMNARSISNVLGDLVERPVASIRPVLPDAPQQRNPSKPLSIFARQMLSENSPQPKDSLRTSEASKTVGSSLIKDAKMAQEIHEENLNVLSQMSEQDILAEREQLLASLDPSLIALLAKKRQAKDKLVDNKTSPIIIEAPPQPPKTTQPYSQSISSLPESNPALELLQQSDEGQWVNFGLVEEHKLAWMRDIPTKMKELKPGQQFDARFDWKGVLLPHSLQEDQASSKAVDDRELYLHGEEAERPGYTLQELFRLARSTVLQQRISAFGSIAGIFSIYNQGFYDQVLTLPISKMFFLLRYGLDDNAPAQLEVVSRALANLLYNETDEVVLDNVHDYAYCHWQPVLKVLENASDAEADSDPTSIAFLQSYMKLLTTSQAVRADVDEDEGESRMSMDDFQLAETDLIDCLLRTNILQRIKFILNSVRPDNSTVESCLKVLIRIARTSLKVARQLANESDLLEILFRNFLPSGNGNGQFYGQPQVLFLKLIRVLVCQHLDIAKSLAKGVLIQRLQQYLFLQDTKARMVRVQIESLRILRCFLLLGIVDRDVFRQFLPALRQLLDWHTNHCVFEGVGGSGLVRQHAAALIVALVASGESGVCDLEGQKLVVEPLNNCCCKWLHAATRSEKINDFSQMTLLSAVLYAASWFSRNGYLGTTSFQTFLRSILPKFVQSPSFVACVQDLALGSVILRRPMDRRHVNAALPNMGAVLMHDYGPQLIVSESYPVHLLSNLWALLVVSLEGGGVIENTLFTALMQPAVLEPLAEYLRQLGLRLNRVLATNFFARTELRFVHQLLTTDGLETYLERPQLLQLVYSYLCCLSTAHATQIKSTFERFIFNGEYVELDEKSLKLLEQTCLEMVYPHIIADNSEPSLSLCYTQAPILPADWPFFQMRLILSNYLQNVQQRPAAIYSENQVVRMTLTFVRQLERQGLQIVSPLEKLMYLMIAFMGPDSQFLDPDLHELLADYLKDFNHQNANHHFDFDAELVDKARFEPLYYLFVEHFEAASYGDELFSSLVLLPLAQKYDNKWRRRLWSEHVQAVRFLNCDEGLLMGGLSAYLSPVEKEPSLVQLYGDALERQLVRPGSIAFRIAQYHFNNSKAVYKTKSF
- the Smyd4-2 gene encoding SET and MYND domain-containing protein 4 — encoded protein: MEFDPTYYNICSTRTVQSEKRGFFNEFCVDVRDACGDKWLQNYFGKLKSNAARVLSIFSDREVCDPVLGVLEHVQPVFKPKDALFSAQRRAQADKLLLMSSEGTVVEEAVRELLQQALMAANLAVMRAPDKNADLSIDDGLSLALAYRSRASILIRLGEGEAALSDLKLATNFGLDLKGSGDYYCKMAKAYATMGEPAKAEISLKIAEKLPGSDSGHIAVCRQEIASMKPPKKESSTEQLPKLTHGENPELRGASRVVKLVETKDKGRFVVASEGVRTGDVVLCEEPVAACLIPSYFGTNCHHCFKRLHTPVSCLHCSGVAFCSAQCMGEACSSYHRFECEFMDLLIGSGMSILCFIALRIFTQAKSLEDGLSTANLLFEHLCSHEDERHAEDYLQRSLMAGFLLRILQKSLYFGRRKTEGVNPTAVELQVATALLGLLQVLQYNAHQIYQTQVTEEHRFDGSKTVYVGAGLYGTGSYFNHECWPSVAGHFVGKKLVLTATKPHRPNEVVAVNYGPIFINMNLKERQRSLRGRYSFSCNCMACQENWPLLQKLDKQVRFWCTSANCVNLLKFPKDLAKDVRCPRCRKNISLKESVSKLIKVEELYREAARAMEEQKTLEAIELFKEGIEMFFHVAALPHKDTLVAQQSLLKCLSDTGTTFKK